From a region of the Arachis ipaensis cultivar K30076 chromosome B09, Araip1.1, whole genome shotgun sequence genome:
- the LOC107617635 gene encoding serine decarboxylase 1-like, whose translation MVGSGHLDVNRTVEPFSEDFDASAVIKEPVPSTVAESEKVKRAIVLGKNVHTLCLEVTEPDADDEITGERDAYMASVLSKYKKSLTERTKHHLGYPYNLDFDYGALSQLQHFSINNLGDPFIESNYGVHSRQFEVGVLDWFARLWEIEKDEYWGYMTNCGTEGNLHGILVGREVLPDGILYASQESHYSVFKAARMYRMDCVKIATLHAGEIDCNDFKAKLLLHKDKPAIVNVNIGTTVKGAVDDLDLVIKTLEDTGFSRDKFYIHCDGALFGLMMPFVKLAPKVSFKKPIGSVSVSGHKFVGCPMPCGVQITRLEHINVLSNNVEYLASRDATIMGSRNGHAPIFLWYTLNRKGYRGFQKEVQKCLRNAHYFKDRLREAGVGAMLNELSSTVVFERPHDEEFVRKWQLACQGNIAHVVVMPNVTKGRLDDFLNELVEKRAQWFKDGKFQQYCIASEVGEICCLCPLHKSK comes from the exons ATGGTTGGAAGTGGCCATTTGGACGTCAACAGAACAGTTGAACCATTTTCCGAGGATTTTGATGCGTCAGCTGTGATCAAAGAACCAGTGCCATCCACAGTTGCAGAAAGTGAGAAAGTGAAAAGAGCTATAGTACTGGGAAAAAATGTTCACACACTGTGTCTAGAAGTTACAGAACCTGATGCAGATGATGAGATTACTGGAGAAAGGGATGCTTATATGGCAAGTGTATTGTCCAAATACAAAAAATCATTGACTGAAAGGACAAAACATCATTTAG GTTACCCCTATAATTTGGATTTCGACTACGGTGCACTCTCTCAACTTCAGCACTTCTCCATAAACAACCTGGGAGATCCATTCATTGAAAGCAATTATGGAGTCCACTCCCGGCAGTTTGAAGTTGGTGTTTTGGACTGGTTTGCCCGGTTATGGGAAATAGAAAAAGATGAGTACTGGGGCTATATGACAAACTGTGGTACTGAAGGCAATCTCCATGGCATCCTAGTTGG GAGAGAGGTCCTTCCGGATGGAATTTTGTACGCTTCACAAGAATCACATTATTCTGTATTTAAAGCTGCACGCATGTACAGAATGGATTGTGTGAAGATTGCAACTCTTCATGCCGGAGAGATTGATTGTAACGATTTCAAGGCCAAGCTGCTTCTTCACAAAGATAAGCCAGCTATTGTAAATGTGAACATAG GTACAACTGTCAAAGGAGCAGTGGATGATCTTGATCTGGTGATAAAGACACTTGAAGATACTGGATTTTCACGTGACAAATTCTACATCCATTGTGATGGGGCCTTGTTTGGTCTCATGATGCCTTTTGTGAAACTT GCACCAAAAGTCTCTTTTAAGAAGCCCATTGGTAGTGTTAGTGTTTCTGGCCACAAATTTGTGGGGTGCCCAATGCCTTGTGGTGTTCAGATAACAAGGTTGGAGCATATCAATGTTCTTTCCAATAATGTAGAATACCTTGCTTCTAGGGATGCCACAATCATGGGTAGCCGGAATGGCCATGCTCCCATATTCCTTTGGTATACCCTTAACCGGAAAGGATACAGAGGTTTCCAGAAAGAAGTACAGAAATGCTTGAGGAATGCACACTACTTCAAGGACCGCCTTAGGGAGGCCGGAGTTGGTGCAATGCTTAATGAGCTGAGCAGCACAGTTGTGTTTGAGAGGCCACATGATGAGGAGTTTGTACGGAAGTGGCAGTTGGCATGCCAGGGAAACATAGCACATGTGGTGGTGATGCCAAACGTCACTAAGGGCAGGCTTGATGATTTCCTGAACGAGCTTGTGGAGAAGCGTGCTCAATGGTTTAAAGATGGCAAGTTTCAACAATATTGCATTGCCTCAGAAGTGGGTGAAATCTGTTGTCTTTGCCCTTTGCATAAGAGCAAGTAA
- the LOC110262372 gene encoding cationic peroxidase 2-like, which translates to MWTGGHMISIAACQFFSNRLYNFIGNGLDPSINPSFVPQLQALCPQNSGGSNRVSLDTGSQLKFDTSYYANLRNGRGILESDEALWNDASTKMFVQRYLSLREMLGFSFSLEFGNSMVKMGNIGIKTGADGEIRNICIVLLLTDYFNQINV; encoded by the coding sequence ATGTGGACAGGAGGACATATGATAAGTATCGCAGCATGCCAATTCTTCAGCAACAGATTGTACAACTTCATCGGAAATGGACTTGATCCTTCCATTAACCCTTCATTTGTTCCGCAACTACAAGCACTCTGCCCTCAAAACAGTGGAGGTAGCAACCGTGTTTCCTTAGATACCGGAAGCCAACTGAAATTTGATACTTCTTACTATGCTAATTTGAGGAATGGACGTGGAATTCTTGAGTCAGATGAGGCACTATGGAATGATGCTTCCACGAAGATGTTTGTGCAGAGATACTTAAGCCTAAGAGAGATGCTTGGCTTTTCTTTCAGCCTTGAGTTTGGAAATTCTATGGTTAAGATGGGCAACATTGGAATCAAGACTGGTGCTGATGGTGAAATTCGCAATATTTGCATTGTTCTGCTTTTAACTGACTACTTCAATCAAATAAATGTGTAG
- the LOC107615853 gene encoding cationic peroxidase 2-like, with amino-acid sequence MDVVFIKKRFIMIALLCIGKVPFYVTTCPKAESIVKSMVQSHLNSDPALAAGLLSMHFHDCFVQGCDASVLVTGSATEKTAFANLGLRRFEVIDDPKTQLEAACPGVVSCADIVALAARDSVLLSGGLSWQVPTGRKDGRVSQVSDVNNLPAPTDSVDVQKQKFAAKGLNTKTSLPL; translated from the exons ATGGATGTTGTTTTCATCAAGAAAAGGTTCATTATGATTGCCTTATTGTGTATTGGCAAGGTACCGTTCTATGTGACTACATGTCCAAAAGCCGAGTCCATTGTCAAGTCCATGGTTCAATCCCATCTTAACTCCGACCCTGCTCTAGCTGCTGGCTTACTCAGTATGCACTTCCATGATTGCTTTGTCCAAGGTTGTGACGCTTCTGTCCTCGTTACCGGCTCTGCCACCGAGAAAACAGCATTTGCAAACCTCGGACTTAGAAGATTCGAGGTCATTGATGACCCAAAGACACAACTCGAGGCTGCATGTCCTGGCGTTGTGTCTTGCGCCGATATTGTTGCCCTTGCTGCTCGCGACTCCGTCCTCCTG AGCGGTGGATTGAGTTGGCAAGTGCCTACCGGACGTAAAGATGGTCGTGTGTCACAAGTTTCGGATGTTAACAACTTGCCTGCACCTACGGACTCTGTTGATGTTCAAAAACAGAAGTTTGCAGCAAAGGGCCTCAACACAAAGACCTCATTACCTTTGTAG
- the LOC107615852 gene encoding serine decarboxylase 1-like: MVGSGHLGTNGIVEPLPEDFDASAVIKEPVPPTVAESENVKRAIVLGKNVHTQCLEVTEPDADDEITGERDAYMASVLSKYKKSLTERTKHHLGYPYNLDFDYGALSQLQHFSINNLGDPFIESNYGVHSRQFEVGVLDWFAQLWEIEKDEYWGYMTNCGTEGNLHGILAGREVLPDGILYASQESHYSVFKAAHIYKMDCMKILTLHTGEIDCNDFKAKLLLHKDKPTIVNVNIGTTVKGAVDDLDLVIKTLEDTGFSRDKFYIHCDGALFGLMMPFVKLAPKVSFKKPIGSVSVSGHKFVGCPMPCGVQITRLEHINVLSNNVEYLASRDATIMGSRNGHAPIFLWYTLNRKGYRGFQKEVQKCLRNAHYFKDRLRKAGVGAMLNELSITVVFERPHDEEFVRKWQLACQRNIAHVVVMPNVTKGKLDGFLNELVEERAQCFKDGKFQQYCIASEVGEICCLCPLHKGK; this comes from the exons ATGGTTGGAAGTGGCCATTTGGGCACCAACGGAATAGTTGAACCATTGCCCGAGGATTTCGATGCGTCAGCTGTGATCAAAGAACCTGTGCCACCCACAGTTGCAGAAAGTGAGAACGTGAAAAGAGCTATAGTACTGGGAAAAAATGTTCACACACAGTGTCTAGAAGTTACAGAACCTGATGCAGATGATGAGATTACAGGGGAAAGGGATGCTTACATGGCAAGTGTATTGTCCAAATACAAAAAATCATTGACTGAAAGGACAAAACATCATTTAG GTTACCCTTATAATTTGGATTTCGACTACGGTGCACTTTCTCAACTTCAGCACTTCTCCATAAACAACCTGGGAGATCCATTCATTGAAAGCAATTATGGAGTCCACTCCCGACAGTTTGAAGTTGGGGTTTTGGACTGGTTTGCTCAGTTATGGGAAATAGAGAAAGATGAGTACTGGGGCTATATGACAAACTGTGGTACTGAGGGCAATCTCCATGGCATCCTAGCTGG GAGAGAGGTCCTTCCGGATGGAATTTTGTACGCCTCACAAGAATCACATTATTCTGTATTTAAAGCTGCACATATATACAAAATGGATTGTATGAAGATTCTAACTCTTCATACCGGAGAGATTGATTGTAATGATTTCAAGGCCAAGCTGCTTCTTCACAAAGATAAGCCAACTATTGTAAATGTGAACATAG GTACAACTGTCAAAGGAGCAGTGGATGATCTTGATCTGGTGATAAAGACACTTGAAGATACTGGATTTTCACGTGACAAATTCTACATCCATTGTGATGGGGCCTTGTTTGGTCTCATGATGCCTTTTGTGAAACTT GCACCAAAAGTCTCTTTTAAGAAGCCCATTGGTAGTGTTAGTGTTTCTGGCCACAAATTTGTGGGGTGCCCAATGCCTTGTGGTGTTCAGATAACAAGATTGGAGCATATCAATGTTCTTTCCAATAATGTAGAATACCTTGCTTCTAGGGATGCCACAATCATGGGTAGCCGGAATGGCCATGCTCCCATATTCCTTTGGTATACCCTTAACCGGAAAGGATACAGAGGTTTCCAGAAAGAAGTGCAGAAATGCCTGAGGAATGCACACTACTTCAAGGACCGCCTTAGGAAG GCCGGAGTTGGTGCAATGCTTAATGAGCTGAGCATCACAGTTGTGTTTGAAAGGCCACATGATGAGGAGTTTGTACGGAAGTGGCAGTTGGCATGCCAGAGAAACATAGCACATGTGGTGGTGATGCCAAACGTCACTAAGGGCAAGCTTGATGGTTTTCTGAACGAGCTTGTGGAGGAGCGTGCTCAATGTTTCAAGGATGGCAAGTTTCAACAATATTGCATTGCCTCAGAAGTGGGTGAAATCTGTTGTCTTTGCCCTTTGCATAAGGGCAAGTGA